The nucleotide window CTCGAGGAGCATCGCCAGGCACGCCCCCCCCAGCAGGACCAGCGCGAAGAAGGTAAAGCAGGCCTTGAGGCCGAACGCCTCGGCGACCCAGCCGCCCAGGACCGCCGAGAGGGAGGCGATCCCCTCGTTCACCCCGAAGATCACCCCCATGGTGGTGCTCTGGAGACCCTGGCGGCTCAGTTCCGTCGCCTCGGCGTGGATGACCGGGCGCACCGCCAGCAGAACGAACCCCAGGAGGCCGCTGACCAGGAAGGCTCCCGCCGGCGAGGCCACCCGGGTCATGACCAGCGTGAGGAGCCCACCCGCGGCGAGGAGGAGGGAGAGAATGAGGGTCCGCCCGTGCCGGTCCGAGAGGCGCCCGGCCACCGGCTGGGAGAGAACTCCCAGGCCGTAGAAGACGGAGACCAGAAGCCCCGTTGCCCCGGACCCCAGACCCAGGACCTGGGCGGCGAAGAGCGGGATGAAGACCACGATCCCCTTCTGCCCCATGATCCGGAAGGTGGAGGTCAGGAGGAGGAGGAGCAGCGGCCGATTCTGGAGAATCCCGACCCGGAAGTTCCCGGCCAGTTCCCGGAGGCTCCACGGCCGCGGCGCCCGCTCGGGGAGGACCACGAACACCGCAACCGCGACCAGGAGGCCCGGGAGCGCCACGAGCTGGATCGCCTGGCGCCAGCCCATGTAGAGGGCCGCGACCCCGGTCACGAGGGGGTAGAGGCTCATCCCGAGGCTCCCCCCCACCCCGTGGCAGCCGATCGCGAAGCCCCGCTGGTCGGCAAACTCTTCTGCCAGGATCGCCACCGCCTGGGGGTGGTGGGTGCTCGCCCCCACCCCGGCCAGCACCATCAGGACGAGGATGCTGAGGTACCCTTGGGCCTGGCCGAAGGCGACGAAGGCGGC belongs to Candidatus Methylomirabilis sp. and includes:
- a CDS encoding MFS transporter; translation: MTRNASRGLKLTAITAAHGATDGGAVFFLPLLPLVMGELGLGALQAGVLVAVYNLTSSVLQLPLALLSDLSGKNRIFFAAGLGLSAAAFVAFGQAQGYLSILVLMVLAGVGASTHHPQAVAILAEEFADQRGFAIGCHGVGGSLGMSLYPLVTGVAALYMGWRQAIQLVALPGLLVAVAVFVVLPERAPRPWSLRELAGNFRVGILQNRPLLLLLLTSTFRIMGQKGIVVFIPLFAAQVLGLGSGATGLLVSVFYGLGVLSQPVAGRLSDRHGRTLILSLLLAAGGLLTLVMTRVASPAGAFLVSGLLGFVLLAVRPVIHAEATELSRQGLQSTTMGVIFGVNEGIASLSAVLGGWVAEAFGLKACFTFFALVLLGGACLAMLLERVAPLRLPRPAGGAPRR